One genomic segment of Nocardia spumae includes these proteins:
- a CDS encoding FAD-binding oxidoreductase: MTLGPDQTGEIRLDAPTEWSSTVVGHHRLRHDLAVIRLIGEFVPFEAGQSVDVQVPQHPGMRRRFSPALPPSLDGKLEFHIRTVPGGWCSGSIVSDTRPGDEWRISAPAGWLTVDADTTDLVMIAGGTGLAPMRSLLLDLSRRPQPPRTHLFVGGRTPRDLYASDMLYLMAGDMPWLTVIPVVERADDPNWVDQWYESCRVDVGFEVDEMMEGTLADVVGDMGPLLHHQVLVCGSPGMTQATLDRLVNTGTPADAICFDGF, encoded by the coding sequence GTGACGCTGGGACCGGACCAGACCGGGGAGATCCGGCTCGATGCGCCGACGGAGTGGTCATCCACCGTGGTCGGCCACCACCGATTGCGCCACGATCTCGCGGTGATCCGGCTGATCGGCGAGTTCGTCCCGTTCGAAGCCGGGCAGTCGGTGGATGTGCAGGTCCCGCAGCATCCGGGCATGCGCCGCCGGTTCTCCCCCGCGCTGCCGCCGTCGCTGGACGGCAAACTGGAATTCCATATCCGCACCGTGCCCGGCGGCTGGTGCAGCGGATCGATCGTCAGCGATACCCGGCCCGGGGACGAGTGGCGGATCAGCGCACCCGCGGGCTGGCTGACCGTGGATGCCGACACCACCGACCTCGTGATGATCGCCGGCGGAACGGGTTTGGCACCGATGCGCTCGCTGCTGCTGGACTTGTCCCGCCGCCCGCAACCACCACGCACCCACCTGTTCGTCGGCGGCCGCACCCCACGCGACCTCTACGCCTCGGACATGCTGTATCTGATGGCCGGTGACATGCCCTGGCTCACTGTGATTCCCGTGGTGGAACGCGCCGACGATCCGAACTGGGTCGACCAGTGGTACGAAAGTTGCCGCGTGGACGTCGGATTCGAGGTCGACGAGATGATGGAGGGCACTCTCGCCGACGTGGTCGGCGATATGGGACCACTGCTGCATCACCAGGTACTGGTGTGTGGGTCGCCGGGCATGACCCAGGCGACACTGGACCGGCTGGTGAATACCGGAACTCCGGCGGACGCAATCTGTTTCGACGGCTTCTGA
- a CDS encoding FAD-binding oxidoreductase, translating into MDARSAALVRANFRSITEAPTGPERLISAFYSHLFAESPGLRDLFPHTMDMQPKRVVAAIQFVLDHLENWDRAQRFLEQLALDHRKYGVETEHYDAAGRALLAAFHNYNGPFWSRELEAGWRDIAILVSASMAIGANSDTSQPYWEAKVVGHRRVLDDLSIVRLQSEEPIPYQAGQYVPVCIPQRPKMWRYLSPAIPTNPYGEIEFHVRKVRTGWVSPAIVGEAEVGDIWQIASPLGGLHVDTESGRDVLMIGSGTGIAPLRAQLIEMGRRGVNPRVHFFIGGRYPCDLYDVENMWQLSLSNPWLTVVPVCESESNPWWHPHPPADPPFGMHRRLIGNLGALVASFGSWSDRQIQIAGSARMIADTKRALLAVGTPEHVIMTDPV; encoded by the coding sequence GTGGATGCGCGTTCGGCAGCGCTGGTCCGCGCAAACTTCCGGTCGATCACCGAGGCCCCGACCGGGCCCGAACGATTGATCAGCGCGTTTTACAGTCATCTGTTCGCAGAGTCCCCCGGACTGCGCGATCTCTTCCCGCACACGATGGATATGCAGCCGAAACGGGTGGTCGCCGCCATCCAGTTCGTGCTCGACCATCTGGAGAACTGGGATCGGGCACAACGGTTCCTGGAGCAACTGGCTCTCGACCACCGCAAATACGGGGTCGAGACGGAGCATTACGATGCCGCCGGGCGCGCACTCCTCGCTGCGTTCCACAACTACAACGGCCCCTTCTGGAGCCGCGAGCTGGAGGCGGGGTGGCGCGATATCGCCATTCTGGTCTCGGCTTCGATGGCCATCGGCGCCAATTCCGATACCTCGCAACCGTATTGGGAGGCGAAGGTGGTCGGCCACCGGCGGGTGCTCGACGATCTGTCGATCGTGCGCCTGCAATCCGAGGAGCCGATCCCGTATCAGGCGGGCCAGTACGTGCCGGTGTGCATTCCGCAACGGCCGAAGATGTGGCGGTACCTGTCGCCGGCCATCCCGACCAATCCCTACGGGGAGATCGAATTCCACGTCCGCAAGGTGCGCACCGGCTGGGTCAGCCCCGCCATCGTCGGTGAGGCCGAGGTCGGCGACATCTGGCAGATCGCGAGTCCGCTCGGCGGTCTGCACGTCGACACCGAATCGGGCCGTGATGTGCTGATGATCGGCTCCGGCACCGGCATCGCGCCGTTACGGGCCCAACTGATCGAGATGGGGCGGCGCGGCGTCAATCCCCGGGTGCACTTCTTCATCGGCGGTCGCTACCCGTGCGATCTCTACGATGTCGAGAACATGTGGCAGCTGTCGCTGAGCAATCCGTGGCTGACGGTGGTGCCGGTCTGCGAGAGCGAATCCAACCCGTGGTGGCATCCGCATCCGCCGGCCGATCCGCCGTTCGGTATGCACCGCCGGCTGATCGGGAATCTGGGCGCGCTGGTGGCCAGCTTCGGATCGTGGTCGGATCGCCAGATCCAGATCGCCGGTTCGGCGCGCATGATCGCCGACACCAAGCGGGCACTGCTGGCAGTGGGCACACCGGAGCACGTGATCATGACCGATCCCGTGTAA
- a CDS encoding type VII secretion target gives MTDTFRADLDQLNRLSTSVRDLARTVGEVKCEKGAAEAFNTGKPGGVMSAHEAAIAITKNVLHDALVKGAKARLEGVADAMSTTFKAYQAKDEHSRDALVATLRQSTGAWTSGAGQ, from the coding sequence ATGACCGACACCTTCAGAGCAGACCTGGATCAGCTGAATCGACTCAGCACCTCGGTCCGCGATCTGGCACGCACCGTGGGTGAGGTGAAATGCGAGAAGGGCGCGGCGGAGGCGTTCAACACCGGTAAGCCCGGTGGTGTCATGTCAGCTCACGAGGCAGCGATCGCGATCACGAAGAACGTGCTGCACGACGCACTGGTCAAGGGCGCCAAGGCACGACTGGAGGGCGTTGCCGATGCGATGTCCACTACTTTCAAGGCCTATCAGGCCAAGGATGAGCACTCCCGGGACGCCCTTGTCGCCACCCTGCGCCAGAGCACGGGCGCCTGGACGTCGGGAGCGGGCCAGTGA
- the clpB gene encoding ATP-dependent chaperone ClpB, whose translation MDSFNPTTKTQAALTAALQAASAAGNPEIRPAHLLVALLDQTDGIAAPLLKAVAVDPATVRREAQDIVDRLPRATGATTQPQLGREALAAITAGQRLATELGDEYVSTEHVVVGLAEGDSDISQLLLKYGATADALREAFTAVRGNTRVTTADPEGTYQALEKYSTDLTAAARDGKLDPVIGRDTEIRRVVQVLSRRTKNNPVLIGEPGVGKTAIVEGLAQRIIAGDVPESLRGKKLVSLDLGAMVAGAKYRGEFEERLKAVLEEIKSSAGQIITFIDELHTIVGAGATGESAMDAGNMIKPMLARGELRLVGATTLDEYRQHIEKDAALERRFQQVLVGEPSVEDTIGILRGLKERYEVHHGVRITDSALVAAATLSDRYITSRFLPDKAIDLVDESASRLRMEIDSRPVEIDEVERAVRRLEIEEVALAKETDEASKQRLEKLRQELADDREKLNQLMARWQNEKQAIDSVRTIKEELESLRGESERAERDGDLGKAAELRYGRIPQLEKQLAEAEKNAGKAGSGSLEDEVMLKEEVGPDDIAEVVSSWTGIPVGRMLEGETQKLLRMEDELRHRVVGQSEAVTAVSDAVRRARAGVADPNRPTGSFMFVGPTGVGKTELAKALADFLFDDERAMTRIDMSEYSEKHSVARLVGAPPGYVGYDQGGQLTEAVRRRPYTVVLFDEIEKAHPDVFDILLQVLDEGRLTDGQGRTVDFRNTILILTSNLGAGGDKDMVMNAVRSAFKPEFLNRLDDVVMFSALNEEQLEDIVDIQLAQLQKRLSQRRLKLDVSDSARFWLAVRGYDPVYGARPLRRLIQQAIGDSLAKELLAGEVTDGDLVKVNVAPDGDGLIVGR comes from the coding sequence GTGGACTCGTTCAACCCCACCACCAAGACACAGGCGGCGCTGACGGCGGCCCTGCAGGCGGCCTCGGCCGCCGGGAATCCGGAGATTCGCCCGGCGCACTTGCTGGTGGCGCTGCTGGATCAGACCGACGGCATCGCCGCCCCCCTGCTGAAGGCTGTCGCGGTCGACCCGGCCACGGTGCGACGCGAGGCGCAGGACATCGTCGACCGGCTGCCCCGCGCCACCGGTGCGACCACGCAGCCGCAGCTGGGCCGCGAGGCCCTGGCCGCGATCACCGCCGGGCAGCGCCTGGCGACCGAACTCGGCGACGAATACGTCTCCACCGAACACGTCGTCGTGGGGCTGGCCGAGGGCGACTCTGATATCTCCCAGCTGCTGCTCAAATACGGTGCGACCGCCGACGCCCTGCGCGAGGCGTTCACCGCCGTGCGCGGCAACACCCGGGTGACCACGGCCGACCCCGAGGGCACCTATCAGGCGCTGGAGAAGTACTCCACCGACCTCACCGCCGCCGCCCGTGACGGCAAACTCGATCCGGTCATCGGCCGCGACACCGAGATCCGGCGGGTGGTGCAGGTGCTGAGCCGGCGCACCAAGAACAATCCCGTCCTCATCGGTGAGCCCGGTGTCGGTAAGACCGCCATCGTCGAGGGCCTCGCTCAGCGCATCATCGCCGGCGACGTCCCCGAATCCCTGCGCGGGAAGAAGCTGGTCTCCCTCGACCTCGGCGCCATGGTGGCCGGTGCGAAGTATCGCGGTGAATTCGAGGAACGGCTCAAGGCGGTGCTGGAGGAGATCAAATCCAGTGCCGGGCAGATCATCACCTTCATCGACGAGCTGCACACCATCGTCGGCGCGGGCGCGACCGGTGAATCGGCGATGGACGCCGGCAACATGATCAAGCCGATGCTGGCGCGCGGTGAACTGCGCCTGGTCGGTGCCACCACGCTCGACGAATACCGTCAGCACATCGAGAAGGACGCCGCCCTGGAGCGGCGGTTCCAGCAGGTGCTGGTCGGCGAACCGTCGGTCGAGGACACCATCGGCATCCTGCGCGGACTCAAGGAACGCTACGAGGTCCACCACGGCGTGCGGATCACCGATTCCGCGCTCGTGGCGGCGGCGACGCTCAGCGATCGCTACATCACCTCGCGCTTCCTGCCGGACAAGGCGATCGACCTGGTCGACGAGTCGGCGTCGCGGTTGCGGATGGAGATCGATTCGCGGCCGGTCGAGATCGACGAGGTCGAGCGGGCCGTGCGCCGGCTCGAGATCGAGGAGGTCGCACTCGCCAAGGAAACCGACGAGGCGTCCAAGCAGCGGCTCGAGAAGTTGCGCCAGGAACTCGCCGACGACCGCGAGAAGCTCAATCAGCTGATGGCGCGCTGGCAGAACGAGAAGCAGGCCATCGACTCGGTCCGGACCATCAAGGAGGAACTGGAGTCGCTGCGCGGGGAATCCGAGCGAGCCGAACGCGACGGTGATCTCGGCAAGGCGGCCGAACTGCGCTACGGCCGCATCCCGCAGCTGGAGAAGCAGCTCGCCGAGGCCGAGAAGAACGCCGGCAAGGCGGGCAGCGGCAGCCTCGAGGACGAGGTCATGCTCAAGGAGGAGGTCGGCCCGGACGATATCGCCGAGGTGGTCTCGTCGTGGACCGGCATTCCGGTCGGCCGCATGCTCGAGGGCGAGACGCAGAAGTTGCTGCGGATGGAGGACGAACTCCGGCATCGGGTGGTCGGGCAGTCCGAAGCCGTCACCGCGGTCTCGGATGCGGTGCGCCGCGCCCGGGCCGGGGTCGCCGATCCCAATCGGCCCACGGGTTCGTTCATGTTCGTCGGACCGACCGGTGTCGGTAAGACCGAGCTGGCGAAGGCGCTGGCGGACTTCCTGTTCGACGACGAGCGCGCCATGACCCGCATCGATATGAGCGAGTACTCCGAGAAGCATTCGGTGGCTCGCCTGGTCGGCGCCCCGCCCGGATACGTCGGCTACGACCAGGGCGGCCAGCTCACCGAGGCGGTGCGACGACGCCCGTACACCGTGGTGCTGTTCGACGAGATCGAGAAGGCGCATCCGGACGTCTTCGACATCCTGCTGCAGGTACTGGACGAGGGACGGCTGACCGACGGCCAGGGCCGCACGGTGGACTTCCGCAACACCATCCTCATCCTGACCTCGAACCTGGGCGCCGGTGGTGACAAGGACATGGTGATGAACGCCGTGCGGTCGGCGTTCAAACCGGAATTCCTCAACCGGCTCGACGATGTGGTGATGTTCTCCGCGCTCAACGAGGAACAGCTCGAGGACATCGTCGACATCCAGCTGGCGCAGCTGCAGAAGCGGTTGTCGCAGCGGCGGCTGAAGCTCGACGTCAGCGATTCGGCACGGTTCTGGCTGGCGGTGCGCGGGTACGACCCGGTCTACGGCGCCCGTCCGCTGCGCCGGCTGATCCAGCAGGCCATCGGTGATTCACTGGCCAAGGAATTGCTGGCCGGCGAGGTTACCGACGGTGACCTGGTGAAGGTCAACGTCGCCCCCGACGGTGACGGGCTGATCGTAGGCCGATGA
- a CDS encoding DUF397 domain-containing protein, whose product MNIDLSEANWFKSSRSGGAKECVEVAFLDGGLTGVRDSKNPAGPALFFTPGEWDAFVKNASYGALDLA is encoded by the coding sequence ATGAATATTGATCTGTCCGAAGCGAACTGGTTCAAGAGCAGCCGCAGCGGTGGAGCAAAGGAATGCGTAGAGGTAGCATTCCTGGACGGTGGACTGACCGGAGTCCGTGATTCGAAGAACCCGGCCGGTCCGGCGTTGTTTTTCACTCCCGGCGAGTGGGACGCCTTCGTGAAAAACGCATCGTACGGTGCTCTCGACTTGGCGTAA
- the dnaJ gene encoding molecular chaperone DnaJ encodes MNREWLEKDFYKELGISSSASSDEIKKAYRKLARDLHPDKNPGDTKAEERFKAVSEAHAVLADPEKRKEYDEARRLFASGGFGRGGYAPGGGYTGGGGFSNEFNLGDIFGGANAGAGDGGLGDILGGLFNRGGTRTTSRPRRGSDVETETTLGFREAAQGVTVPLRMTSPSPCTTCHGSGAKPGTSPRVCPHCNGSGVISRNQGAFGFSEPCDDCRGTGSIIDDPCTDCHGTGIQNRTRTITVRIPPGVRDGQRIRLAGQGEAGLRGAPAGDLYVSVHVSQDKVFGRNGDDLTLVLPVSYSELVLGTTVSVPTLEGRVGVKVPPGTADGRTLRVRGRGVPKRGGGAGDLLVTVKVAVPQKLDDDAAEALRRYAEAEKVGGFDPRAGWAGA; translated from the coding sequence GTGAATCGGGAGTGGCTGGAAAAGGACTTCTACAAAGAGCTGGGTATTTCCTCCAGCGCGTCCTCCGACGAGATCAAGAAGGCCTACCGCAAGCTGGCCCGGGATCTGCATCCGGACAAGAATCCGGGAGATACCAAGGCCGAGGAGCGTTTCAAGGCGGTCAGCGAGGCGCATGCCGTGCTGGCCGATCCGGAGAAGCGCAAGGAGTACGACGAGGCTCGGCGGTTGTTCGCCAGCGGCGGTTTCGGCCGCGGCGGCTACGCCCCGGGCGGCGGCTACACCGGCGGTGGCGGATTCTCGAACGAATTCAACCTGGGTGACATCTTCGGCGGCGCGAACGCCGGAGCGGGCGACGGTGGCCTGGGCGATATCCTCGGTGGCCTGTTCAACCGGGGCGGTACCCGGACCACCTCGCGGCCGCGGCGCGGCAGCGACGTGGAAACCGAGACGACCCTGGGCTTCCGCGAGGCCGCACAGGGCGTCACCGTTCCGCTGCGGATGACCAGTCCGTCGCCGTGCACCACCTGCCACGGCAGTGGCGCCAAGCCGGGCACCAGCCCGCGAGTGTGCCCGCACTGCAACGGAAGCGGCGTGATCAGCCGTAACCAAGGCGCGTTCGGGTTCAGCGAACCCTGCGACGACTGCCGCGGTACCGGCTCGATCATCGACGATCCGTGCACCGACTGCCATGGCACCGGTATCCAGAATCGGACTCGCACCATCACCGTGCGTATCCCGCCCGGGGTGCGCGACGGTCAGCGGATCCGGCTGGCCGGACAGGGCGAGGCGGGTCTGCGGGGTGCCCCCGCGGGCGACCTGTACGTCTCCGTGCACGTCAGCCAGGACAAGGTGTTCGGCCGTAACGGCGACGATCTGACCCTGGTGCTGCCCGTCAGTTACAGCGAATTGGTGCTGGGTACAACGGTTTCCGTGCCTACACTGGAAGGCAGAGTCGGGGTCAAGGTGCCACCCGGCACCGCCGACGGCCGGACGTTGCGGGTGCGTGGGCGCGGTGTGCCCAAGCGCGGCGGCGGCGCCGGCGACCTGTTGGTCACGGTGAAGGTCGCGGTACCGCAGAAGCTGGACGACGACGCCGCCGAGGCGCTGCGGCGCTACGCGGAGGCGGAGAAGGTCGGCGGGTTCGACCCCCGTGCCGGTTGGGCAGGTGCGTAA
- a CDS encoding TPR repeat region-containing protein, with protein sequence MSLLPDQIRAWRPHDLVEVATEWNTLADKLDQKFTDYHDALIRTSDGGYWEGAGADAAQQSALDDRKHIGEATEAVRGLARLLNDQWYGIEAPLQRAKTALDALAREGFPLAVSAPVADHYEISDNTVISGKPWGELDAAKKAEIQQLLFDLTDGAAAAKSANDALCNQLNTAAAGLPAQFTSASALGTDQAKADATDLAAGTMSPDDIARLIDAGQLSPEQLADLQSGGAATIPASQMQYLTELSRSLDGKSPQEIAQIMDKLPPDGRQALANAFQLVSNERVDGGSAGKGNFDKLPKEVRDSLTRKDLVSQDYTSRTKSINLNGVADNQTIANIVAAGDDRYKQGSTLDNHLMDVGRQYLDAQVKHEQNPHKNLEALTADGYVPTNGRVTEPIFQAVGPDKFAVEAAVTDKAHGKDFVTDVMTHEWSDDGKAASSMFKFNDGDAVVTDPSNRADVATATRAGHIMSKFGEYASTEDQWKKFADVGGNQSAGERNPDLVRQLSHSMSPYIDSLAGQPREELPGFRTRTDDGKSWIDPADNQTYEGSERMFALMNTDKEAGEQFTGAAIDRILQNEAEYARDPHRPDADSDLATAGRINALSDRGLQDGIQASNENKHDIAKEAYDRKARVYDALKAGTQFGLTMTGTTNPEFAPVTEATKSIIDGGGDSLKSAIIGSAPGDTENAKLVAPNFSQRNYEVLSRMEIPPEVQKNYSILFDHGVLKPWTVILGDGSYENRDRSDVVDKMMSEVGNPQVFRNAYDDVTRTAARPK encoded by the coding sequence GTGAGCCTCTTGCCCGACCAGATCCGCGCCTGGCGTCCACATGACCTGGTCGAGGTCGCCACCGAGTGGAACACACTGGCCGACAAGCTCGACCAGAAGTTCACCGACTACCACGACGCGTTGATCCGCACCTCCGACGGCGGGTACTGGGAAGGCGCCGGAGCCGACGCCGCACAACAGTCAGCGCTCGACGACCGCAAACACATCGGCGAGGCAACCGAAGCCGTCCGCGGCCTGGCCCGCCTGCTCAACGACCAGTGGTACGGAATCGAGGCCCCACTCCAGCGCGCCAAGACCGCACTCGACGCCCTGGCCCGCGAAGGGTTCCCCCTCGCCGTGTCCGCCCCGGTCGCGGACCACTACGAGATCAGCGACAACACCGTCATCAGCGGCAAACCCTGGGGCGAGTTGGACGCGGCCAAAAAGGCCGAGATACAACAACTCCTGTTCGACCTCACCGACGGCGCAGCGGCAGCGAAGTCCGCCAACGACGCGCTGTGCAACCAGCTCAACACCGCCGCAGCCGGGCTACCCGCACAGTTCACCAGCGCCTCCGCACTGGGAACCGACCAAGCCAAAGCCGACGCCACAGACCTCGCCGCGGGCACCATGAGCCCGGACGACATCGCCCGCTTGATCGACGCCGGACAACTGTCACCCGAACAGCTTGCCGATCTCCAATCCGGTGGCGCGGCAACGATACCCGCCTCCCAGATGCAATACCTCACCGAACTGTCACGATCCCTGGACGGCAAAAGCCCCCAGGAGATTGCCCAGATCATGGACAAGCTGCCGCCCGACGGACGTCAAGCCCTCGCCAATGCCTTCCAACTGGTTTCCAACGAGCGAGTCGACGGCGGTTCGGCGGGCAAAGGCAACTTCGACAAACTTCCCAAAGAGGTTCGCGACTCGCTGACTCGCAAGGATCTGGTGAGCCAGGACTACACCTCGCGCACCAAATCCATCAACCTCAACGGTGTCGCCGACAACCAAACCATCGCGAATATCGTTGCGGCAGGCGACGACCGCTACAAGCAGGGCAGCACGCTCGACAACCACCTGATGGATGTCGGCCGCCAATACCTGGACGCCCAAGTCAAACACGAGCAGAACCCGCACAAGAACCTCGAGGCCCTCACCGCCGACGGCTATGTTCCCACCAATGGCCGTGTGACAGAACCGATCTTCCAAGCAGTCGGCCCCGATAAATTCGCTGTCGAGGCTGCCGTCACCGACAAAGCTCACGGCAAGGATTTCGTCACCGATGTCATGACTCACGAATGGAGCGACGACGGCAAAGCCGCGTCGAGCATGTTCAAGTTCAATGATGGCGACGCGGTGGTGACGGACCCGAGCAACCGGGCCGACGTCGCGACGGCCACGCGCGCGGGCCACATCATGAGCAAGTTCGGCGAGTATGCCTCAACCGAGGATCAGTGGAAGAAGTTCGCCGACGTCGGTGGTAACCAGTCCGCCGGGGAAAGAAATCCGGATCTGGTTCGCCAGCTGTCCCACAGCATGTCTCCATACATCGACTCACTAGCCGGCCAACCGCGTGAAGAGCTTCCGGGATTCCGAACTCGTACCGACGACGGCAAGAGCTGGATAGACCCCGCAGATAACCAGACATACGAGGGTTCGGAACGGATGTTCGCATTGATGAACACCGACAAGGAGGCAGGCGAGCAGTTCACCGGTGCGGCAATCGATCGCATCCTGCAGAACGAAGCCGAGTACGCCCGCGATCCGCACCGACCGGATGCAGACTCCGACTTGGCGACTGCGGGACGAATCAATGCGCTGTCCGATCGCGGGCTGCAGGACGGTATCCAGGCTTCCAACGAAAACAAGCACGATATCGCCAAGGAAGCCTACGACCGCAAAGCCCGCGTCTACGATGCGCTCAAAGCCGGGACCCAGTTCGGACTCACCATGACCGGCACCACCAACCCTGAATTCGCACCGGTCACCGAAGCCACCAAGAGCATCATCGACGGAGGAGGCGATTCGCTCAAGAGCGCGATTATCGGGTCTGCTCCGGGGGATACCGAGAATGCGAAGCTCGTTGCTCCGAACTTCTCCCAGCGCAACTATGAAGTCTTGAGCCGGATGGAAATTCCTCCGGAAGTCCAGAAGAATTACTCGATCTTGTTCGATCATGGCGTACTGAAACCCTGGACAGTAATTTTAGGTGATGGCTCTTATGAAAACCGAGACAGAAGTGATGTAGTCGATAAAATGATGAGCGAAGTGGGAAATCCTCAGGTTTTCCGAAACGCTTATGACGACGTGACTCGCACAGCGGCAAGGCCCAAGTGA
- a CDS encoding Uma2 family endonuclease, which produces MSAPDGRRVTAEEFAAGATSGLGDIEIVDGRVVRMMAQSAVHSRVVCRLAGLLEAARRDGGPCMVVDSDVAARFADAESSAADRRLNIRYPDIWMRDCEPYDVNTVRQHILLIVEVTSESTIDADITDKRIQYASAGIPRYLIVRLDQKEERIEEIEEYRLDWSGRRYRAHAVHRRVLLLDEPVEVTIPFDVLEQP; this is translated from the coding sequence ATGAGCGCTCCCGACGGTCGGCGCGTAACGGCCGAAGAGTTCGCCGCAGGAGCAACCTCGGGCCTCGGTGACATCGAAATCGTGGACGGCCGTGTGGTCCGCATGATGGCACAGAGTGCGGTGCACAGCCGGGTGGTATGCAGATTGGCGGGGCTGCTGGAGGCGGCCAGGCGCGACGGGGGACCGTGCATGGTGGTCGATTCCGACGTGGCCGCCCGTTTCGCCGATGCCGAGTCCAGCGCGGCCGATCGGCGGTTGAACATCCGCTACCCAGACATCTGGATGCGGGACTGCGAGCCCTACGACGTGAATACCGTGCGGCAACACATTCTGCTGATTGTCGAAGTGACCTCGGAATCGACCATCGATGCCGATATCACCGACAAACGCATTCAGTACGCATCCGCGGGCATTCCGCGATATCTGATCGTCCGGCTCGATCAGAAGGAAGAACGGATCGAGGAGATCGAGGAATACCGCCTCGACTGGTCCGGCCGCCGATACCGGGCGCATGCGGTGCACCGACGGGTTCTGCTGCTCGACGAGCCCGTCGAAGTGACCATCCCCTTCGACGTTCTGGAACAGCCCTGA
- a CDS encoding DNA-directed RNA polymerase subunit beta, with protein sequence MNQSPVSEPTDSAYGRRDFYRKRYGLPASVEPYANRIVVKVGVIAAITMPEPLGGRVLDALTARGTATGPIILHTHSRRWTFLLEPDIPFEDYELYAEMYRRSVTIAPIGASVALPAPTDPEDGYRVWKQLPPSDSRPSAALVIELIRDFARQHYLSAGADLAAPDEVN encoded by the coding sequence ATGAATCAATCGCCGGTTTCGGAACCGACCGATAGTGCGTACGGCAGACGCGACTTCTACCGAAAACGGTACGGCCTACCAGCCTCGGTTGAACCCTATGCTAACCGCATCGTCGTGAAAGTTGGTGTTATAGCAGCGATTACGATGCCGGAGCCTCTCGGCGGGCGTGTTTTGGACGCACTGACCGCACGCGGCACCGCGACCGGCCCGATCATCCTGCACACCCACAGCCGGCGATGGACCTTCCTGCTGGAACCGGATATCCCGTTCGAGGACTACGAACTGTATGCCGAGATGTATCGCCGCTCGGTCACCATCGCGCCGATCGGGGCCAGCGTCGCTCTGCCCGCGCCGACGGATCCCGAGGACGGCTATCGGGTGTGGAAACAACTGCCGCCCAGCGATTCTCGACCGTCGGCGGCTCTGGTGATCGAGCTCATCCGCGACTTCGCCCGGCAGCACTACCTCAGTGCGGGAGCAGACCTCGCGGCACCGGATGAGGTGAACTGA
- a CDS encoding heat shock protein transcriptional repressor HspR has translation MNGDPKNRATGTEYFMISVAAQLAGMHAQTLRTYDRLGLVTPQRTSGGGRRYSSRDVELLREVQRLSQDEGVNLAGVKRIIELTNQVEALQQRVGELTAEVDRLRSGHRSVPPQHSTALVVWQPRNKRR, from the coding sequence ATGAACGGTGATCCGAAGAACCGGGCAACCGGCACCGAGTACTTCATGATCTCGGTGGCGGCTCAGCTGGCGGGGATGCACGCGCAGACGTTGCGGACCTACGACCGGCTGGGATTGGTTACGCCGCAACGCACATCGGGCGGCGGGCGGCGCTATTCGTCCCGGGATGTGGAGCTGTTGCGCGAAGTGCAGCGGCTGTCCCAGGACGAGGGCGTGAACCTGGCCGGAGTCAAACGGATCATCGAACTGACCAACCAGGTCGAAGCGCTACAGCAGCGCGTGGGTGAACTGACCGCCGAGGTCGATCGGCTGCGCTCGGGTCACCGGTCCGTTCCGCCCCAGCACAGCACCGCTCTGGTGGTGTGGCAACCGCGCAACAAACGGCGGTAG